The Candidatus Paracaedibacteraceae bacterium genome has a segment encoding these proteins:
- a CDS encoding patatin-like phospholipase family protein, which produces MSKSPKKINLALQGGGAHGAFTWGVLDRLLEEDDLEIEGISGTSAGAMNAVVLAEGMIDGGREGAKSALQSFWWEISLLGSVFNPIKKTPSEKIEDPWNLDWSLSYTYHELMSRILSPYQSNPLNINPLKWVLEKKLNFKKLCDSPIKLFIAATSVTTGRARIFKHDEVTLDSLLASACIPFIFQAIKIDDDYYWDGGYMGNPVLWPLIYKCSSEDILLIQINPIIRKEIPYTSNDIINRINEITFNSSLIAEMRAINFVSRLIEKGKLSQDEYKDVKIHVIKQDTTHSDLNASSKLNTNWSFFQHLKNMGRHTTETWLNENKKFISEKSSINIFDTFLK; this is translated from the coding sequence ATGTCTAAATCACCAAAGAAAATCAACTTAGCCTTACAGGGAGGCGGCGCACATGGGGCTTTCACGTGGGGTGTTCTTGACCGACTTTTAGAAGAAGACGATCTTGAAATAGAAGGCATCAGTGGCACCAGTGCAGGCGCAATGAATGCCGTTGTGCTTGCCGAAGGAATGATAGATGGCGGTCGCGAGGGTGCAAAATCTGCATTACAGTCATTTTGGTGGGAAATCAGCTTATTAGGCAGCGTTTTTAATCCAATCAAAAAAACACCGAGCGAGAAAATAGAAGATCCGTGGAATTTAGACTGGTCTTTAAGCTACACCTATCACGAGTTGATGAGTCGCATCCTATCTCCGTATCAAAGCAATCCTTTAAATATAAACCCGTTAAAATGGGTCTTAGAAAAAAAACTAAACTTCAAAAAACTCTGTGATAGCCCGATCAAACTCTTTATTGCAGCAACATCTGTCACAACAGGGCGTGCCCGGATATTTAAACATGACGAAGTTACATTAGATAGTTTACTTGCATCAGCCTGCATCCCTTTTATATTTCAAGCAATAAAAATTGACGATGATTATTATTGGGACGGGGGATACATGGGAAACCCAGTGCTATGGCCATTAATTTACAAATGCTCTAGTGAAGATATCCTGCTTATCCAAATCAACCCCATAATTCGCAAAGAAATTCCCTATACATCAAACGACATTATTAATCGAATAAATGAAATAACATTTAATTCGAGTTTAATCGCCGAAATGCGCGCCATTAATTTTGTTAGCCGCCTGATTGAAAAAGGTAAACTCAGTCAAGATGAGTATAAAGACGTAAAAATACACGTTATCAAGCAAGATACCACTCATTCCGACCTCAACGCATCATCTAAGCTAAATACAAACTGGTCCTTTTTTCAACACCTTAAAAATATGGGGCGTCATACCACCGAGACTTGGCTTAATGAAAATAAAAAATTTATTTCAGAAAAATCCTCAATCAATATTTTTGATACTTTCCTTAAATAA
- a CDS encoding SDR family oxidoreductase, with amino-acid sequence MRSPLFFFGYGYVAQYMAKLLPEFPHMGTTRQNFPDLTPEILDQFDHFLISIPPNEHGDVVLQTYKDYFKSRTKPIRWIGYLSTTGVYGDHSGGWINETTPATPLTNRSKCRLLAEQQWQGTGLPVKIYRLSGIYGPGRSTLDRIITSDIQIIEKPGHYFNRIHVDDICRILIASVDSHHNLFNLADNLPSELSDVYRYAYQLLNKTAPDSIPFDQAALSPMMREFYSENKRIDNRLIREILTQDLLYPTYKEGLQQCLNHQRKST; translated from the coding sequence ATGCGGTCTCCCCTTTTCTTTTTCGGATATGGTTATGTGGCACAATACATGGCCAAATTACTTCCTGAATTCCCTCATATGGGAACAACTCGTCAGAATTTCCCTGACTTAACGCCTGAAATTCTTGACCAATTTGATCACTTTTTGATTTCTATTCCGCCCAACGAACATGGTGATGTTGTCCTACAAACCTATAAAGACTACTTCAAATCACGCACAAAACCTATTCGATGGATTGGATACTTATCCACGACGGGGGTTTATGGTGACCATAGCGGAGGCTGGATCAATGAAACAACCCCAGCAACCCCATTAACTAACCGATCAAAATGCCGACTTTTAGCCGAACAGCAATGGCAAGGTACAGGCCTTCCTGTCAAAATATATCGTTTATCAGGGATATACGGTCCTGGACGTTCAACTCTAGATCGAATCATAACAAGTGACATACAGATTATTGAAAAACCAGGTCATTACTTTAATCGAATTCATGTTGATGATATTTGTCGGATCCTCATTGCAAGCGTCGATTCTCATCACAATTTATTTAATTTAGCAGATAACCTACCCTCTGAACTAAGTGATGTATATCGATATGCCTATCAGTTATTAAATAAAACTGCTCCCGATAGCATCCCCTTTGACCAAGCAGCACTGTCCCCCATGATGAGAGAATTCTATTCAGAAAACAAACGGATAGATAATCGTCTTATTAGGGAAATTTTAACACAAGATCTGTTATACCCAACATATAAAGAAGGGTTGCAGCAATGTCTAAATCACCAAAGAAAATCAACTTAG
- a CDS encoding spore coat protein U domain-containing protein: MVILLLLFCVTPSWGLQATCSASTSGINFGIYDNTSALPTNTSGTVSVTCQAPIAGLLISYSVSFSAGNGTIPQRKLNNASSQLNYNLYRDSGYSVILGNTSGQLITGGMLLTLLNIPVTNNHTYYARLQPSQPAIPGTYSDTITMTVTF, translated from the coding sequence GTGGTCATATTACTACTACTGTTCTGTGTCACCCCTAGTTGGGGATTACAAGCCACCTGTTCAGCATCAACAAGTGGGATTAATTTCGGAATATATGATAATACATCTGCTTTACCAACCAATACGAGCGGAACAGTTTCTGTAACCTGTCAAGCACCAATTGCCGGACTATTGATAAGCTACAGCGTCTCATTTAGTGCTGGAAACGGCACAATCCCTCAACGAAAACTCAATAATGCGTCAAGTCAATTAAACTATAATTTATATAGAGATTCAGGATATAGCGTAATATTAGGCAATACTTCAGGACAGTTAATTACAGGGGGAATGCTGTTAACACTCCTCAATATCCCCGTGACTAACAACCATACATATTATGCACGATTACAACCCAGCCAACCTGCAATACCGGGTACTTATTCAGATACCATCACCATGACAGTCACATTTTGA
- the rplU gene encoding 50S ribosomal protein L21 — MFAIIKTGGKQYKVAEGDVIRLEKLDAQAGSKVEFTDVVLVNDGKKDHIGEPTVAGATVTATVEEQMRDRKVIVFKKTRRHNYRRKKGHRQHLTVVKITKVALGK; from the coding sequence ATGTTTGCAATAATTAAGACCGGTGGTAAGCAATATAAGGTCGCTGAGGGGGACGTTATTCGTCTCGAAAAACTCGACGCCCAAGCCGGCAGCAAAGTTGAATTTACAGATGTTGTTCTTGTCAATGATGGCAAGAAAGACCATATCGGTGAACCAACTGTCGCTGGCGCCACAGTAACAGCAACTGTCGAAGAACAGATGCGTGATCGTAAAGTGATTGTTTTCAAGAAGACCCGTCGACACAACTATCGTCGCAAAAAGGGTCATCGCCAACACTTGACAGTTGTCAAGATTACAAAAGTGGCACTTGGAAAGTAA
- a CDS encoding HAMP domain-containing histidine kinase: MISFIPQTNLLKRQLSKSTQPDGNINIQLLLELVDRAYLENIKERRLAETNLKIMSTELLESNRELRIQTNELKESKDRLVEATNQASKAARVSGMAEVATNVIHNIGNTLNSVNTTASILTERFKTTKFSNFGKLAALLNEHKDNLNEFFINDPKGRLVPQYILELSEHWKTEVPHLANDLYELNKNIDHIKDCIALQQSMAKNAGMLEPTNLSKIIDSIIELQLKEIRSSAIQIETQYATLPSLMLDRIKIYQIFVNLLQNARQSIIINKSENREIKVSIHSDNSSFVTVSITDTGGGISPDNLKKIFSHGFTTKKDGHGFGLHYCANAANEMGGKISVDSPGEGLGATFTLTLPYQQVDTYGDPNAA, encoded by the coding sequence ATGATTAGTTTTATTCCACAAACCAATTTATTGAAAAGACAATTATCAAAATCAACTCAACCTGATGGAAATATTAACATCCAACTTCTTCTGGAACTTGTGGATCGGGCTTACCTAGAAAACATAAAAGAACGTCGACTTGCAGAAACGAATCTAAAAATTATGTCAACAGAGCTTCTTGAATCAAATCGTGAATTGAGGATCCAAACAAACGAGTTAAAGGAAAGCAAAGATCGCCTAGTAGAAGCAACAAACCAAGCATCAAAAGCTGCGCGTGTTTCTGGAATGGCTGAGGTTGCCACAAATGTAATCCATAATATTGGGAATACACTCAATAGCGTTAATACAACAGCAAGTATATTAACAGAACGTTTTAAGACGACTAAATTCAGTAATTTTGGAAAACTCGCAGCTTTATTAAATGAACACAAAGATAATTTAAATGAATTCTTTATTAATGACCCCAAGGGAAGATTGGTACCACAATATATCCTTGAGTTATCAGAGCACTGGAAAACAGAAGTTCCCCATTTAGCAAATGATCTCTATGAACTTAATAAAAACATTGATCATATCAAAGACTGTATCGCCCTTCAGCAATCTATGGCTAAGAACGCCGGAATGCTTGAGCCGACAAATCTGTCAAAAATCATTGATTCAATTATTGAATTACAATTGAAAGAAATCAGATCAAGCGCGATACAAATAGAAACACAATATGCAACACTACCCTCGTTAATGCTAGATCGAATAAAGATTTATCAGATTTTCGTTAATCTACTGCAAAATGCACGCCAATCCATCATTATAAATAAGTCTGAAAACCGCGAAATAAAAGTCTCTATTCACTCAGATAACAGCAGTTTTGTCACTGTTTCAATCACAGACACAGGGGGTGGCATTAGTCCGGACAACTTAAAAAAAATCTTTTCTCATGGGTTTACCACGAAAAAAGATGGTCATGGTTTCGGACTTCACTACTGCGCCAATGCCGCTAATGAAATGGGCGGAAAAATTTCAGTTGATAGCCCCGGCGAAGGATTAGGAGCAACATTTACATTAACCCTCCCTTATCAGCAGGTAGATACTTATGGAGACCCAAATGCAGCCTAG
- a CDS encoding glutamate--tRNA ligase produces MTVITRFAPSPTGYLHIGGARTALFNYLFAKHHGGKFMLRIEDTDRARSTPEAVDAILDSMKWLALDWDDETVYQFSRADRHAAVAKQLLAEGKAYYCYCSPEELEKMREHAKANNLPPRYNGLWRDRDPSEAPAGVAPVIRFKAPQDGETVIDDLVQGTVRIQNTQLDDMVLLRADGTPTYMLSVVVDDHDMNITHIIRGDDHLTNAFRQYHLYKACGWDVPTFAHIPLIHGADGAKLSKRHGALGAENYRDMGFLPEAMCNYLLRLGWSHGDDEVITRTQAIEWFDTDSIGKSPARFDMAKLTNLNAHYIREADNTRLMDLCKPLIENTLQLKLATEQYDRILRGMTGLKQRAKTILELAENSLIYVRLAEHDEKALKFVTPASKALVTEVIADLENFDDFTEQGLDALIRTTAERLGEKLGNLAQPLRVALTGSTVSPSVFEVMAVLGKHESLTRLRAFINTVAT; encoded by the coding sequence ATGACTGTCATTACTCGTTTTGCTCCCTCTCCGACTGGTTACTTGCACATAGGCGGAGCGCGTACAGCTTTATTTAACTATCTATTCGCCAAACATCATGGCGGAAAATTCATGTTACGCATCGAAGATACAGACCGAGCACGCTCAACCCCAGAAGCGGTTGACGCCATTCTTGACAGTATGAAATGGCTAGCACTTGATTGGGATGATGAAACGGTTTATCAGTTCTCACGCGCAGACCGTCATGCTGCTGTTGCAAAACAGTTACTTGCAGAAGGAAAAGCTTATTATTGCTATTGTTCACCCGAAGAACTAGAAAAAATGCGCGAACACGCCAAGGCAAATAATCTGCCGCCACGATACAACGGATTATGGCGCGATCGCGATCCATCCGAAGCCCCTGCAGGCGTTGCCCCTGTTATCCGATTCAAAGCACCACAAGACGGAGAAACCGTAATTGACGACCTGGTTCAAGGAACAGTTCGCATTCAAAATACACAGCTTGATGATATGGTTCTCTTACGTGCCGACGGCACACCAACATACATGCTATCTGTCGTCGTTGATGACCATGATATGAATATCACGCATATTATCAGGGGCGACGATCACCTAACAAATGCATTCCGCCAATATCATTTATATAAAGCCTGCGGATGGGATGTTCCAACTTTCGCTCATATTCCGTTAATTCATGGCGCGGATGGAGCGAAATTATCAAAACGTCACGGAGCACTGGGCGCAGAAAACTATCGTGATATGGGGTTTCTCCCCGAAGCCATGTGCAACTACTTACTCCGCCTTGGCTGGAGTCACGGTGATGATGAAGTTATCACACGAACCCAAGCGATTGAATGGTTTGATACAGATTCTATTGGAAAGTCCCCGGCCCGATTTGACATGGCAAAACTGACGAATCTTAACGCTCATTATATACGTGAGGCAGATAATACCAGACTTATGGATTTGTGTAAGCCTTTGATTGAAAACACGCTCCAGCTCAAGTTGGCGACCGAACAGTATGACCGCATCTTACGGGGCATGACCGGCCTTAAGCAGCGTGCAAAAACAATCCTTGAATTAGCAGAGAATTCATTGATTTATGTACGCCTAGCAGAACATGATGAAAAGGCGCTGAAATTTGTCACACCTGCATCAAAAGCGTTGGTTACAGAAGTAATCGCTGATCTAGAGAATTTTGATGATTTCACAGAACAAGGCCTAGATGCACTGATTAGAACAACGGCTGAACGCCTAGGTGAAAAGCTTGGCAACTTAGCCCAACCGTTACGCGTCGCCTTAACAGGAAGCACCGTCTCACCGAGTGTCTTTGAAGTTATGGCGGTCTTGGGCAAACATGAAAGTTTGACGAGATTAAGAGCTTTTATCAATACTGTTGCCACATGA
- a CDS encoding spore coat U domain-containing protein, whose amino-acid sequence MKIFLIVPSLLTSQLWAATQTSNFTVTATVNANCTIVTNNLDFGNYLGAQIDASTTMTINCTNGTPYTVALNIGTGSGATYANRILTSGASTMNYNLFTDTVRTTVWGDGTSSSQLNNGTGSGTNQTLTVYGRLPGSQTPTSGTYTDTVTATVTY is encoded by the coding sequence ATGAAGATATTTCTTATTGTACCAAGCCTATTAACAAGTCAATTATGGGCAGCAACTCAAACATCAAATTTTACAGTAACAGCAACAGTTAATGCAAATTGCACTATTGTTACAAACAATCTGGATTTTGGCAATTATCTGGGCGCTCAAATAGACGCATCAACAACGATGACAATTAACTGTACAAACGGTACCCCTTATACAGTTGCTTTAAATATAGGAACAGGATCTGGAGCAACTTATGCAAATCGGATTTTAACATCCGGCGCATCAACCATGAATTATAACTTATTTACCGATACAGTCAGAACAACTGTTTGGGGGGACGGGACATCCTCATCCCAGCTCAATAATGGCACCGGATCAGGCACAAACCAAACATTAACCGTTTATGGAAGACTACCAGGCTCACAGACACCAACAAGCGGGACATATACAGATACAGTCACGGCAACAGTTACTTATTAG
- a CDS encoding FIST C-terminal domain-containing protein has translation MKITQMSWDSSAGWKHIYGDTTITPQLILCFGSRSVLTDESHYYYLHKNYPNCTIVCSSSGGEILNDEVHDNTIIATLIEFEKTTIKAMVLDIISTEMSFDIGQKIAQELNKPDLAGIFLITDGLSVNGSQIVSGLSSLLHNKIPVTGGMASDGENFEKTLVGLNAPASSNKVVAIGFYGKNVKIGHGSMGGWVPFGPEREITKSKGNILYELSGRPALTLYKKYLGDSADKLPSEALLYPLSIKSTIDSNDETVRTVLAVDEEAQSLTFAGDIPEGSVAQLMYGNFDNLIEGAENAAEQATINTGSTEQLAILISCIGRRMLMGQNINDELEAIYSYWNKKIPLTGFYSYGEISPHQKTGECSLHNQTMTITTIGES, from the coding sequence ATGAAAATTACGCAGATGTCGTGGGATAGTTCTGCGGGTTGGAAACATATTTATGGCGATACAACTATAACACCACAACTTATCCTCTGTTTTGGCTCACGGTCAGTCCTTACTGACGAAAGCCACTATTACTACTTGCATAAAAACTATCCCAATTGCACGATCGTATGCTCTTCAAGTGGCGGCGAAATCTTAAATGATGAAGTTCACGATAACACAATTATTGCAACATTAATTGAATTTGAAAAAACAACAATTAAAGCAATGGTTCTTGATATCATATCAACAGAAATGAGTTTTGACATAGGTCAAAAAATTGCTCAGGAGTTAAATAAACCTGACCTTGCCGGCATATTTTTAATAACCGATGGATTATCCGTTAATGGCAGTCAGATTGTTAGTGGATTAAGCTCATTATTACACAACAAAATCCCCGTGACTGGGGGAATGGCAAGTGATGGTGAAAATTTTGAAAAAACTCTCGTGGGACTAAATGCACCAGCGTCATCAAACAAAGTGGTGGCCATCGGCTTTTATGGAAAAAACGTGAAAATTGGCCATGGTAGTATGGGCGGATGGGTGCCATTCGGACCAGAAAGAGAAATAACAAAGTCAAAGGGGAATATACTTTACGAGTTATCAGGTCGCCCGGCTCTTACCTTATACAAAAAATATCTAGGCGATTCAGCCGATAAACTACCAAGTGAAGCTCTGCTTTATCCCTTATCGATAAAATCAACGATTGATTCAAATGATGAAACTGTACGTACGGTTCTAGCTGTTGATGAAGAAGCCCAATCTTTAACTTTCGCGGGTGATATCCCCGAGGGAAGTGTTGCGCAGCTAATGTATGGAAACTTTGACAATCTTATCGAAGGTGCTGAAAATGCAGCTGAACAAGCAACAATTAATACAGGATCAACAGAACAGCTGGCCATTCTCATCAGCTGTATTGGGCGCCGAATGTTAATGGGGCAGAATATTAATGATGAGCTTGAAGCTATCTATTCCTATTGGAATAAAAAAATCCCCTTAACTGGTTTTTATTCTTATGGCGAGATATCACCCCATCAAAAAACAGGTGAATGTAGTCTTCATAATCAAACAATGACAATCACAACGATCGGAGAGTCATAA
- a CDS encoding molecular chaperone yields the protein MRWTILVFLIKQATTFAATTISPVLLKITPNNKITSFEIRNSNTTNISFQIDICDWDNCHIDKIGSIDPNWIISPKIISIPPNGKQIIRLTQRNISSQATEQKKRLLVREIETTPNQKGIKIKSNYSIPLFARNTKPQIDKKPYIKANGDILVITNESNTFITLGRLYNRENSLVIGGYVPAHESKTVKLPFSIVHGSYKLDYQIDDTSKTLSF from the coding sequence ATGAGATGGACCATCTTAGTTTTCTTAATTAAACAGGCAACAACCTTTGCAGCAACGACGATTAGCCCTGTCCTATTAAAAATTACGCCTAATAATAAAATAACATCTTTCGAAATAAGAAATTCCAATACCACAAACATCAGCTTCCAGATTGATATTTGTGATTGGGATAATTGTCATATCGACAAAATAGGCAGTATTGATCCCAATTGGATCATATCCCCAAAAATTATAAGTATTCCACCAAATGGTAAACAAATAATCCGTTTAACTCAACGCAACATATCATCTCAGGCTACAGAACAAAAAAAGCGCCTCCTTGTGCGTGAAATTGAGACAACACCAAATCAAAAGGGCATAAAAATAAAAAGCAACTATAGCATTCCGCTATTTGCGCGCAATACAAAACCTCAGATTGATAAAAAACCTTATATAAAAGCAAATGGTGACATCCTAGTTATCACGAATGAATCGAATACATTCATTACCTTAGGAAGATTGTATAACAGAGAGAATTCACTTGTTATCGGTGGTTACGTCCCAGCTCATGAATCAAAGACTGTGAAATTACCATTCAGTATTGTGCACGGATCTTATAAACTGGATTATCAAATTGATGATACGAGCAAGACTCTTTCTTTTTAA
- the fliQ gene encoding flagellar biosynthesis protein FliQ, which produces MTPELVLEILDHAMIAIVKISLPLLLAALVVGVIISLFQALTQIQETTLTFVPKMIVLFVVIAFSMPFIGATLSSLTHELYGHITDRQ; this is translated from the coding sequence ATGACACCAGAATTAGTCTTAGAAATTCTTGATCATGCGATGATCGCAATTGTGAAGATCTCGTTACCACTGTTATTAGCAGCCTTGGTTGTCGGTGTCATTATTTCTTTGTTTCAAGCATTAACTCAGATCCAAGAAACTACATTAACATTTGTTCCCAAAATGATTGTTTTATTTGTTGTTATTGCTTTTTCTATGCCATTTATTGGGGCAACTTTGTCAAGTTTGACTCATGAACTTTACGGACATATTACTGATCGCCAATGA
- a CDS encoding fimbrial biogenesis outer membrane usher protein encodes MMIRARLFLFNAINFMISIQVHAEELLVIATINNKPCQEIIPVTRANDKIILNPHAIAKCQIETPEQFLSIEKSKYSLNENNLDLKITLDDHQVSPTIYSSVTNVNTTEKTYAFGLNYDAVQSNSNHYTNTSALPEVLLFTPSGIFRNSNLISQTNHTHKSIRLETNYITEFPSSATRLRVGDGITRSNTWATTNRVTGVQLGTNFSNQQNFIYYPIPSIKGNSALLTPIDVFVNSSKVYSSTINQGPYEIQNIPVITGAGDIAVETTDLLGQKIYVDAPYYVSPDLLKTGLHDYTLEVGKVRNNYGIKSNSYGQAVGLVTHRYGFSDNFTLENNVQASSNTKIYGITPTVLLGNVAVLSATGAISRTHQDTGKLGQISLQRTSKTVSFGVNILRQTNKFRDIGSINSQHPLKLNIQSYVSYTHESFGSVSVSYTSQHRFYSKKTRIITASYQKNFGNGYQVFINGNGQIGGKGKTIMIGITKSFDHGFSAQATTSRTGNEQRARISAQKNSTSIYGATYGGSISRENKTMTGDASLAYRSPYGDISLRGNKYKNSHLTQAGASGSLIWSSGGISPHQKITSSIAIVKAANTPDIPIKLNNQIIGKTGQSGAYVLPNVTTYSTNTVNLDTQEIPIQLTIPEDRTSFFTDAQGAYLISFGLQSPQSHLTQVIKSDSNEPPEPGTQIAWSTGDVTLVGFNGECEIPDSVLMSTGTITSNNKTCIISPIGEYQSGHITTTVLCHP; translated from the coding sequence TTGATGATACGAGCAAGACTCTTTCTTTTTAACGCCATTAATTTTATGATCAGCATTCAGGTCCATGCTGAAGAACTATTAGTAATAGCAACCATCAATAATAAACCATGCCAAGAGATTATCCCTGTAACTCGGGCAAATGACAAAATCATTCTGAATCCACATGCCATCGCAAAATGCCAGATTGAAACACCCGAACAATTCTTATCTATAGAGAAATCAAAGTATTCGCTGAACGAAAACAACCTTGATTTAAAAATAACTCTTGATGATCATCAAGTTTCCCCAACTATTTATAGTTCAGTCACAAATGTTAATACGACTGAAAAAACATACGCTTTTGGCCTTAACTATGATGCCGTTCAATCAAACTCAAACCACTACACAAACACATCAGCACTTCCCGAAGTCCTTCTTTTTACACCAAGCGGTATTTTTCGCAACTCAAACCTAATATCACAAACGAATCACACTCATAAGTCAATAAGACTTGAAACAAACTATATTACCGAGTTTCCATCCAGCGCAACGCGATTAAGAGTTGGAGATGGTATTACACGATCCAATACATGGGCAACCACCAATCGGGTTACCGGTGTACAGCTTGGGACTAATTTTAGTAATCAACAGAATTTTATCTACTACCCTATTCCATCCATCAAGGGTAATTCAGCCTTACTAACCCCCATAGATGTCTTTGTCAATTCATCTAAAGTTTATTCCAGTACAATCAATCAAGGCCCCTATGAAATTCAAAATATCCCGGTAATTACAGGAGCAGGTGACATAGCCGTTGAAACCACCGATCTTTTAGGCCAAAAAATCTATGTTGATGCCCCATATTACGTTTCACCGGATCTCTTAAAAACAGGGCTCCATGACTATACCCTCGAAGTCGGCAAAGTCAGAAATAACTATGGCATTAAAAGTAATTCGTACGGCCAAGCGGTCGGTCTTGTTACGCATAGATATGGTTTTTCGGATAATTTCACCCTAGAGAATAATGTTCAGGCCTCATCCAATACGAAAATCTATGGCATCACACCTACTGTACTTTTGGGGAATGTCGCAGTCCTTAGCGCAACCGGCGCCATAAGTCGAACGCATCAAGATACAGGCAAACTTGGTCAAATCTCCCTACAAAGAACATCTAAAACAGTAAGTTTTGGTGTGAATATATTACGGCAAACAAATAAATTCAGAGATATAGGTTCAATTAACAGCCAACATCCTTTAAAACTGAATATCCAAAGCTATGTTAGTTATACTCATGAATCTTTTGGGTCTGTTTCAGTCAGCTATACCAGTCAACATCGCTTTTATTCAAAGAAAACCCGTATTATAACAGCTTCCTATCAAAAAAACTTTGGTAATGGCTATCAAGTTTTCATTAATGGCAATGGTCAGATTGGTGGAAAAGGTAAAACAATCATGATCGGCATAACGAAATCTTTTGATCATGGATTCAGCGCACAGGCAACAACGAGCCGAACAGGGAACGAGCAGCGAGCCAGAATTAGTGCACAAAAAAATAGCACATCTATTTATGGCGCCACTTATGGTGGGAGTATTTCTCGTGAGAACAAGACAATGACAGGTGATGCAAGCCTCGCCTATCGTAGCCCATACGGAGATATATCATTACGAGGAAATAAATATAAAAACTCCCATTTAACACAAGCTGGGGCATCCGGGAGCCTAATCTGGTCATCGGGCGGAATATCACCCCACCAAAAAATCACATCAAGCATTGCTATCGTTAAAGCAGCAAACACACCAGATATTCCCATTAAACTCAATAATCAAATCATAGGCAAAACAGGGCAATCAGGCGCATACGTTTTACCTAATGTGACGACCTATTCAACAAACACGGTCAATTTAGATACTCAAGAAATCCCAATTCAGCTGACTATTCCTGAAGATCGAACAAGTTTCTTTACCGATGCGCAAGGCGCCTATCTTATCAGTTTTGGATTACAATCCCCGCAAAGCCACCTCACACAAGTAATTAAGTCCGATAGCAATGAACCACCCGAACCCGGCACACAAATTGCTTGGTCAACTGGCGACGTTACGTTAGTCGGTTTTAACGGTGAATGCGAAATACCTGATTCAGTACTTATGTCCACAGGAACCATAACATCTAACAACAAAACCTGCATTATTTCACCCATAGGAGAATATCAAAGTGGTCATATTACTACTACTGTTCTGTGTCACCCCTAG
- the rpmA gene encoding 50S ribosomal protein L27 has product MAQKKAGGSSRNGRDSIGRRLGVKKFGNEHAIAGNIIVRQRGTKFHPGQNVGMGKDHTLFALIDGTVTFHSGVKNRSYVSVIPTV; this is encoded by the coding sequence ATGGCACAGAAAAAAGCTGGTGGTAGTTCCCGTAACGGTCGCGATTCAATTGGTCGCCGCCTTGGTGTAAAAAAGTTTGGTAATGAACATGCAATCGCTGGAAACATCATTGTTCGTCAGCGTGGCACAAAGTTCCATCCAGGTCAAAACGTTGGCATGGGTAAGGATCACACACTGTTCGCCCTTATTGATGGCACAGTGACATTCCATTCAGGAGTTAAAAACCGCTCCTACGTTTCGGTTATCCCAACCGTTTAA